From the genome of Gracilinanus agilis isolate LMUSP501 chromosome 2, AgileGrace, whole genome shotgun sequence, one region includes:
- the RHOBTB2 gene encoding rho-related BTB domain-containing protein 2 yields MDSDMDYERPNVETIKCVVVGDNAVGKTRLICARACNATLTQYQLLATHVPTVWAIDQYRVCQEVLERSRDVVDDVSVSLRLWDTFGDHHKDRRFAYGRSDVVVLCFSIANPNSLHHVKTMWYPEIKHFCPRAPVILVGCQLDLRYADLEAVNRARRPLARPIKPNEILPPEKGREVAKELGIPYYETSVVAQFGIKDVFDNAIRAALISRRHLQFWKSHLRNVQRPLLQAPFLPPKPPPPIIVVPDPPSTSEECPAHLLEDPLCADVILVLQERVRIFAHKIYLSTSSSKFYDLFLMDLSEGELGGSSGSGGPRLEEPPGPPDHHHHHHHHHHHGRDFLLRAASFDVCESTDEGGGPGPAGLRASTSDGILRGNGAGYLLGRGRVLSSWSRAFVSIQEEMADDPLTYKSRLMVVVKMDASIQPGPFRAVLKYLYTGELDENERDLMHIAHIAELLEVFDLRMMVANILNHEAFMNQEITKAFHVRRTNRVKECLAKGTFSDVTFILDDGTISAHKPLLISSCDWMAAMFGGPFVESSTREVMFPYTSKSCMRAVLEYLYTGMFSASPDLDDMKLIILANRLCLPHLVALTEQYTVTGLMEATQMMVDIDGDVLVFLELAQFHCAYQLADWCLHHICTNYNNVCRKFPRDMKAMSPENQEYFEKHRWPPVWYLKEEDHYQRARKEREKEDYLHLKRQPKRRWLFWNGPSSPSSSAASSSSPSSSSAVV; encoded by the exons ATGGATTCTGACATGGATTATGAGAGGCCAAACGTAGAGACCATCAAGTGCGTCGTGGTCGGGGACAACGCAGTCGGCAAGACCAGGCTCATCTGTGCCCGTGCCTGCAATGCCACCCTCACCCAATACCAGCTGCTTGCCACCCATGTGCCCACAGTCTGGGCCATCGACCAGTACCGGGTGTGCCAAGAG GTGCTGGAACGCTCCCGGGATGTAGTAGATGATGTCAGCGTGTCCCTTCGTCTCTGGGACACCTTTGGAGACCACCACAAAGACCGGCGCTTTGCTTACGGGAG ATCCGATGTTGTGGTTCTTTGCTTCTCCATTGCTAACCCCAATTCCCTGCACCATGTCAAGACCATGTGGTACCCAGAAATCAAGCACTTTTGTCCACGGGCTCCTGTTATCTTAGTTGGATGCCAGCTGGACCTACGCTACGCCGACTTGGAAGCCGTCAATAGGGCCAGGCGCCCTTTGGCCAG GCCCATCAAGCCAAATGAAATCCTGCCTCCTGAGAAGGGCAGGGAGGTAGCCAAGGAGCTGGGCATCCCCTACTATGAGACCAGCGTGGTAGCGCAATTTGGCATCAAAGACGTCTTTGACAATGCCATCCGGGCAGCCCTCATTTCCCGCCGTCACCTGCAGTTCTGGAAATCTCACCTACGAAATGTCCAGCGCCCCCTGCTCCAGGCTCCGTTCCTCCCCCCTAAGCCTCCACCCCCCATCATTGTGGTCCCAGACCCCCCTTCCACCAGTGAGGAGTGTCCTGCCCACCTCCTGGAGGACCCTCTCTGTGCGGACGTCATCCTGGTGCTGCAAGAGCGGGTGCGCATCTTTGCCCACAAAATCTAcctctccacctcctcctccaagTTCTATGACCTGTTCCTCATGGACCTGAGTGAAGGAGAGCTGGGGGGGTCCTCCGGGTCAGGGGGCCCCCGCTTAGAGGAACCTCCAGGTCCCCctgaccaccaccaccaccatcaccaccaccaccaccacggGAGGGACTTCTTGCTGCGGGCAGCCAGCTTTGACGTGTGCGAGAGCACAGATGAGGGTGGGGGTCCCGGCCCGGCGGGGCTCCGCGCTTCCACCAGCGACGGGATCCTTCGGGGCAACGGGGCCGGCTACCTGCTCGGTCGTGGCCGGGTGCTCTCGTCCTGGAGCCGAGCATTCGTGAGCATCCAGGAAGAGATGGCGGACGACCCCCTCACCTACAAGTCACGGCTCATGGTGGTGGTGAAGATGGACGCTTCGATCCAGCCTGGACCCTTCCGGGCCGTGCTCAAGTATTTGTACACCGGCGAACTGGACGAGAACGAACGGGACCTCATGCACATCGCCCACATCGCCGAACTGCTCGAAGTGTTTGATCTGCGCATGATGGTTGCCAACATCCTCAACCACGAGGCCTTCATGAACCAAGAGATCACTAAGGCCTTCCACGTCCGCAGGACCAACCGGGTCAAGGAGTGTCTAGCCAAAGGCACATTTTCAG ATGTGACCTTCATTCTGGATGATGGGACCATCAGTGCCCACAAGCCGCTGCTGATCTCCAGCTGTGACTGGATGGCTGCCATGTTTGGGGGGCCATTTGTGGAAAGCTCAACAAGAGAG GTCATGTTTCCTTACACCAGTAAGAGCTGTATGCGGGCTGTGCTGGAATACCTCTACACGGGCATGTTCAGTGCTAGCCCTGACCTGGACGACATGAAGCTGATCATCCTGGCTAACCGGCTGTGTTTGCCTCACCTGGTGGCCCTCACAG AACAATACACGGTGACTGGGCTGATGGAAGCCACGCAGATGATGGTAGACATAGATGGAGATGTCCTTGTGTTCCTGGAACTGGCTCAG TTTCATTGTGCATACCAGTTGGCCGACTGGTGTCTCCATCACATTTGCACCAACTACAACAACGTATGCCGGAAGTTCCCCCGGGATATGAAGGCCATGTCTCCAG AAAACCAAGAATACTTTGAGAAGCACCGGTGGCCACCTGTCTGGTACCTCAAAGAGGAAGATCACTACCAGCGGGCCCGGAAAGAGCGAGAGAAGGAGGACTACCTCCATTTGAAGCGGCAGCCTAAACGGAGATGGCTCTTCTGGAATggcccctcttctccttcctcttctgcagcctcctcttcatctccctcctcttcctcagcCGTAGTTTGA